A DNA window from Phoenix dactylifera cultivar Barhee BC4 unplaced genomic scaffold, palm_55x_up_171113_PBpolish2nd_filt_p 000090F, whole genome shotgun sequence contains the following coding sequences:
- the LOC103721836 gene encoding NDR1/HIN1-like protein 1, giving the protein MTDHRKGIRYRYLPAVHPFRLLCTILLTFFLLAGVIALIVYLVYRPSKPHFSVAGATVFQLSNSSTQPNVLSTGMQFTLVSRNPSERSSILYDHLSAYVSYRNQPITPPANLPPLFQDRDSSIAMSPVLGGDFVPVSGDVASGLLTDQAYGVVNLRVVLTGRLRYKSGPFWSGWYNLYVRCDMLVGVRKGVTGAVPLLGEPQCDVDT; this is encoded by the coding sequence ATGACCGACCACAGGAAGGGCATCAGGTACCGCTACTTGCCCGCCGTCCACCCCTTCCGCCTCCTCTGCACCATCCTCCTCACCTTCTTCCTCCTCGCCGGCGTCATCGCCCTCATCGTCTACCTCGTCTACCGTCCCTCGAAGCCCCATTTCTCCGTCGCCGGCGCCACCGTCTTCCAGCTCTCCAACTCCTCCACCCAGCCCAACGTCCTCTCCACCGGCATGCAGTTCACCCTCGTCAGCCGCAACCCGAGCGAGCGCTCCTCCATCCTCTATGACCACCTCTCCGCCTACGTCTCCTACCGCAACCAGCCCATCACTCCGCCTGCCAACCTACCCCCGCTCTTCCAGGACCGTGACAGCTCCATCGCCATGTCCCCGGTTCTCGGCGGCGACTTCGTACCCGTCTCAGGGGACGTCGCCTCCGGCCTGCTCACCGACCAGGCCTACGGCGTCGTCAACCTGCGCGTCGTGCTGACGGGAAGGCTCAGGTACAAGTCAGGACCGTTCTGGAGCGGCTGGTACAACTTGTACGTGCGCTGCGACATGCTCGTCGGAGTTCGCAAGGGGGTCACTGGTGCGGTGCCGCTGCTCGGCGAGCCCCAGTGCGATGTCGAtacttag